From the genome of Anopheles funestus chromosome 2RL, idAnoFuneDA-416_04, whole genome shotgun sequence:
ttttacattttctcaaacagggtatggaacttggttcctcgaataacttctggcacagacttctgagggcatggccgtccaagaagaaaaagtagccaatgatgccatctatcgaccacaggttaaagattggcgatccgttggatagcgaccgagttataggcaaaatttgatgcaaaaatgaagaaaattttacattttctcaaacagggtatggaacttggttcctcgaataacttctgacacagacatctgagggcatggccgtccaagaagaaaatgtagccattggtgtcatctatcgaccacaggttaaagattggcgatccgttggataccgacagagttatatgcaaaacttggtgcaaaaatcagcctaggagataggcaattttatagattttttttgttattttattacaaattttcaatctttttcaatttaaaacattatttgagtgaaaagaaacttatttgaaccaattggcattaaaataaatcaatttaattttttttgcaaaatttctcaaaaaaatggcaaggggtaccccttatgaaattttcgagttgaaaattgtttttaattttttttctgattttttattcttttttgtgtttaaatcattatttgagtgaaaagaaacttattgaaaagaaattttttaaattttgctaaattgctcaaaaaactggcaaggggtaagctttatgaaattttcgagtttgaaaactattttttctttgtttttaaagacttttctacttttaaaaaatttatatgagtgaaataaaacttatttcaaccaattcgcattaaaataaaccaatttcaatttttttgcaaaatttcccaagaaAACGTATGGCTATAGCCggaggaaattttcaaatgggagcgcatcgcacaatcgctcctgtgtgtagcgctccgtacggagcgacctctttttcccgtgggctgagcgggagcgcgcacaataagatgagattgaggtacctctttcgctcttgacccaacactagtcgTTATTATTGCTTCTGCTACCGATCACCTGATGCCGGCAATCGACAGGGCTCGTTAGCGGTGTTGACATCGACGATTGGACTAATCGTGCCATCAGCAAACTGCAAAACTTTATTCGCCAGTGTCCTGGTAGCGCCCGTTGCCGAAACGTACATTGCACAAGCGATCATTACTATGTCGTCCCCTTCGGCCAGCTCGAGTTCCAGTTTGAGTTTTGGCAGCATTCACATATCTGATACTTACCCCGGTACAGTGGTCATTAGCATGCGATTTTAGATGTATACGTGACATTTGGACGCGTTCGACCGGCGTACATCGATCGGTCACGACTTTTCAATTAGACATGGCCACCGGTCAACTTGCGTTGGTCTTGTCTGAACTCTGGGGTCACTGGGGAGTTCACGTTTCATCGGGATACTGGGCAAACTTCGGTAGCACTTCGCATTTGCGCATGCCAATTCGTGTTGAAGTTTCAATTTCGTACACATGTTTGATGTTTGGCCCAAGTCCGTTAGGTTTGTGTGGACCACTGTACacagtggaacgaattcttggTTTTCACCCCTTCGAGCGTGTAACGGCCACGAAAGGCGATCGTGGCGAAAGATGGAAGAAATTGCTTGTCGCGTACCGATCAGGTAAAGTGGATCCTTCGGTGGAAGGGGAACAACGAGACTTGAGttgggtgttttttatttctctttttgtttgcaaaatgacTCACGGCATGCACGTGCATGCTGTCGTTTGGTTGTCGAACGAATAATATATTGAAAGAACTACAAGATTCCTATCGCGTTGTTCAATTTggggcagttttttttaacacgaAAGTTAATTGTTGTATTTGAGatgtaatttatatttttttttgtacagcgatacacacaaaataaacggTTTGTAATAATTATAACAACTATTAATCATCGGAATGCGTCCCTTAAATCAGTGTTGTCAAACACAAATAGTCTGAGCagtttattgctttttgttcaattattaAACGCTGAAGAAAATCACTATTCAAAACAAACTCTTTTTTACATTGCTGAAGACATAACAAAGGGttaaattataacatggaaaaTCATATAATAAAGATTTATGTACTCACcagcctttttttctattgctcGATGCATATTTCGGTTAAATTATTCCACATACATAATTATCACACTCTTTGCTTCCACAAATAGCTACATTTATTCTTCTTAAAGTTTTTAACCTGTTGTACATAAACTATTTAATGCACATGGTCTCCACATGCAAACGTGCACTAGTAAAAGctctaatttaattttactttcctgtttttttgtttgattctcTGTTTCATACACAGCCTCTGagaagcgattccgttttgCGGATGCTTTACCAAAAGACTTTTTTGCCTTTACGCTTACAGCGTTCCTCTCACTCGACACCGGCCAGTTCTACAATTACTCTgccacagttttttttctctagtaAAAACAATACCTCTGCCTATTCTTCTTCACACTGCTGTACACATACCTTCGCCCTAGCGCTTTGTAACGATTTGTACCGTTGCGAATGTTTATCAAGTAGCACTTTGATTGGTTCCTGGTTCGTATACAGTCTTTCTAAATGCCTTTACCTACTTGGCTTTGGCCGGCAAAAACATCACGGACGCGCCCAGGTTCGGCATGTTGAAAcaataatcaaacaaaaaaccaaacgaaaaaacaacatgacATAAAACGTCAATGCATTTAGATGTGAAGGTTCAGTATGCAGTTTTGCATACTTCCTAAAAATAACACTATCCCTTATACGCAATTAATAACCTTATAAACCTCTTGTTCCTGGTTAAACCCCTCAAACTTGTGGCCCGTTAACTTCTCGTCACACTTAATTTTAACCATCATTTACTTCGGTGTATCGTTAGACGATTTGTTGTCCTACGCATCCCCAAACACCCAGAACGGATGCGAGTGTCCATCTTTGTTTCCCCGTTGAAATTTTACAGCCAATCGAGAGCAACAGTGATCAACATGAAGATAGTACATCTGTATGTATGTCCGCACACGCaaagaatgtgtgtgtgtttttttacatctATTTTACTTCCATTTGCTCTAGAAAAGAGCAAACAGACATAGGACACTGATTTCGTTCAATCGATCCAATATCTCCAGTGTCCTCAGTATGCAAGTTTACTAAATAATGGAATGCATATGCATTGCATGTTAATCTTACTAACTGCGAACAAACACTCAACATTGAAGCTCTATTTGCAGGCGATCTATTTGGTATTAATTATTTAGCTGTcggatttatttttgcttcacgCTTTGGTTTGACATTCCTGGAATTGGGTTATTGGATCGCTACTTTGGATGAACGAGAGTTAATTGGCTTCTAGGAATCAAATGAATTAATTGATAATaactatgtgtgtgtgtgtgcgttgaaTAAGACACACTCGGATGCTGCGGGAAAGAATTTTTCCACTTATGCTTAACTAggtaactcaaaaaaaaatcacaaaacatcCGACAGTAACAGACAACAAGGCGGGAAATGGTGTGTACTAGATGCTAAATGACTTGACCGTCGATGAACTTCTTCCGATGCAACTGTTGCCTTACACTTTTACTGGTTGAATTGTATTACAAAATCGGTGGCACAATGTCGTGCTTGTCGTCTTCGTCGCTTACGTACATGCGTGTTAGGTCTGAAGCGACCGAAGCAGTTTCACAGGCACTACAGGAAGGAGACCCAACCAAGAAAGGAGATAAAGTAAGGCAAGAAACAGATTATTAATAGATCGATAATTAACTCACTTTTACTAGGTGCTAGAACTCAGGCAAAACGATACAAATTTGAGTGTTTCTAACTCAATTAAGGGTGAATTTATCATACCCTGCGGCACGACACCCTCCATACAACGGAGGACGTCGAACGCTTACGTTCTCTCCTAGCAAAGCATTCATTCACAGTCACTGCCGAAGGGGCTATCAATTATGCTTCCCCTGTGGTAATGCTAAACCTTGCGTTCGTGAATCATGCTAAAAACTTCGAACCAACTCCATACGCTGAGGACAAGCAGCCTCATATGCGGTTCGCTAGCTTCTCGATGGTTATTGGAAATAAATCACCATTAAATGAACATTTCAATTCGACGCCGCACACCATTCAGTCCCAGTACTCCTCAGCCCTTTGAAACATCTATTCCAGGCAGGAGGGCCAAATGAAGGTGCCTTTTACAGGGCTTTCAAAGTAGTTTCTTGTGGGCGTTAAAAGACATGCTGGACGGtgaattcaattcaatttttaaatataaacttCTTTAATAATCACGAAATTTGCATCCAATTTATTAATGATAATTTTGAAACGTTTTTCATTCGTACTCAAGGGGGCCTTCGGCAAGACCCCTGGAACAAAGACAACCATATGCATGTTTTCGTACCACATGTCCCTTTCAAGTGGGAGCCCATTCAATCATCTAACAAGCTTGCATTTtgtctgtttgagaaaaaaaaacggttacgTTTTGTGAAAGCAAAATCATGTTAGTGTAAAACACGACCACACCATCGGTGACCTTACACTTCCACCAGTGTGCACAATGTCGCCTTATGCGCTCGCATAAACCACCCCACGACCGACAACCGCTTAAGTGTGGACAAATTGATTCGCGCTGGAAAATTGACTGAACGGAATAATTTATCCGCTCACCGCGCCTACAATGTTTGATAGTGTGCTGGACACAAGGACCTTACCTGACGACATCGTGCTCCTCCAGTACCGGCACCTCCGAGCTATCCAAACCATCGTCCTCATCCGCCGGCAgctcgtcatcatcgtcatcgttcgACTCGACGATGATTGAAAGGTCGTGCAGCATTTTCGTCTGGGCGGCCGGTTTTCCACCCGTCTTCAACGTTGCACTCGGATGGGTAGCGTTGGCCGTATCGATAACCTTTGACGGGCCGGGCAGATCCAGTTTGCGCTTGCTGATGGATGATACAAAACGAACGAGACACGGTTGGTTGTATGTACTACTCGCCAAACGTTACCATTTCCGTTTTACTAGTTTTAAAAAGGAAGGTAAGGACGAAATAATTTGCACGTAAGATAAGATCATGAATGAAAACCGGCGGATGAACCGATTCGAGGTGTATGTGTACCGACAATCCCTCCCTCCCCACAATCGAACACACAACAGCTTTTGGGGCGTCTTACTGCCCACTCGGTAGCAGCAATTACGCTAATGAGTATTTTCCGGTCCACGTTCTCGGGTTGCTTACCTCTGTACTGCCTTATTGCGCATCACTACGTCGAGCCAGTTAGTAGTGATTTGAGGGCTGAATCTGTATCGGGATGAGAGTGGATAGAGCAAAAGGGAACGCTATCAGTCGAAGCTATTGGTAGTCGGAAAAGTTTCGCAGCTGGCAGTAATGCAGATCTGACTGGTATGATGGATTGTGGTCTGATTAGAAGTTTTACCCCGAAGTCGTATTGTCGAAACTTGCCAAACATGATTGATGTTCCGATGTTATTCCGTGCTTGGCAATCGACAACATACTAGGAAAGAGGCATTACTTTTCCAAACTCAATTATGGGCCAGGTACTGGATTTAATTTTAGGTGTAATCAATACCGATTGAATAGTTTGAAGATGAGGAATTTAATTACTGATCATAACACCAACCCATCGCACCGGTCACACAAGGAAAGCCCCAGCTGATGAGTAGAAGCAATAGCAAAGAAACGAGTTGGACACTACTGCTAAGGATGCATGCATATCTAGCTTCTCATGTACTTGTATGAACAGTGGGTGAAATTCCTAGCTCTAGAATGATTTATGTAGCAGTAACCTAGCTCCTTAAGTAATTAAACTCAATagttaacacaaaaaaaacaaacacacacacttatcTAATGCATGAGAtgcatgaaaaacaaaagtgttaacattaacaaaaaaaaacacaagagaaACCTAAGATGCTACAATGATATGATCGTTTTAAGCGCAGGCACAGCCTAACCGTGCACGCACACGCAAGCCGTCTTGTTCGTTTGCACCGTACAAAACGATGTGCGAGACGTGCACGGTATTGCGAGGTGCCTGCGGTCAGAAGTTGCGCTCGCTCGTGTCaccaaacccccaaaaaccgaaaccccAACGTCTTCTTGTTAGACAGAGCCATGCGCTCCCCCTGACGCGGTCCTAAAACATCAACTGAAAGTAGTTAACCTGATGGGTGTATGACTTGGCTAACTGGACCTTGATAATCCAAAGTTCTCTAACCGAGCATCGTTCGGCGGGCAAGGGTCGGCCTTAGCTTGTTTCTCCATCGATAGCACCTTGTTGAGGTACTTGAGATCGAACTTAAGAATTGCTGTACGGGAAGAAacagagagaagagagaacagagagagagagagagagagagagagagagagagagagatagaagcGTCGTGCGTCCACCAGCCGGtatgcagtaaaaaaaaaatacacagaagaagagaaaaaagaaagacgttTATTGACAACTTGATCGTGGGTAGAAAACCCCCTTGAGGGGCGCCGATTTATTGGACATTGGTAGATGTAAAGTTAAAGTGGTCGGGCCACCAAAATTCGAACGGGTAAACCCGGGTCTTACTTACATTTATCCAGCGGACCAAGTTTGAGCGCGATGTTGTACAGAATGTCCGCAGTCCAGAATTCTGGGATCCGGACAAACATTTTCTTCGCATCGGCCGGCAGATGGAAGCCAAGCTTGTGAAGCAGCAGTATAAACGGTTGGTAGGACAGTATCGCAAACTGATCCTGGTTCCATGGCACAACCGGGAtggatttctttttcactGCAGAAGAGAGATCAATGTTTGATATGATATGGTTATTAGAGCTAGACGTATCTTAACAACTCCAAGTCCTCTTACAGATGCAATGGTAGGACACTGGTTCCATGACGACCACACCCATGTTGCCACCGATTCCTGCCGTCACGTAAACGTTACCGCTCAGCAGATTCAACTTCACGAAGCAACAATCGAGCAAACTTTTCTGCAACCAAGCGATCAGTTTGCCACGGTTTTCCTTCTGGAGACGATCGCGCAACACCTGTATATCGTCTACCGCCTTGGACGATGACTTCGAGTCACCGTCCTCCGGTTTGGGTGAGTCGGCCGATGCAACCGACAGGGCCGGTGTCTGCACATTACGCTCGTAGTCCGGATTTTCCACCTTCATCAGATCGTCGTACTGGATGAGCGTGATGATGTTCTGCTCCAGCAGTTGCTCGATGATGGAGAGGCGCGTTTTCTGCTGATTACCATTTTCCTGGAACAGCTTCAGAATGTCGGCCACGACGCATTTGCTTTGACGGCACTGCACATAGTACCAGTGCAGCGAGTCCTTTTCCTCCTGTGTCCAGGTTACGAGCAGATTGCTCGACAGAAGTTGGGTGCCAATATCGGGCAGAGTTGTCGATAGTGTCAGTGGTGCCGGTTGGGGTGTATTGATGAACTTGTGAATGACGTACTCGATCAAATCGGACCAATCCTGGAGTTCGAGGGTGAGATTTATCACTctacgaaaaaagaaaacttcgaCTCAAAGGCTCTACTTACGTCACACAGCTCATACTCCGTTTCCCATATCTGGGAGTACGTTTTCAGGATGCTCGGTTGAAACAGTACATTGATCTGTCCCAAATCACCCCCGACATGGTGCATCATCGTGAAGATACAATCATTCACAAATGCACCATTTTCGCGGAAATCTTCCAACAGCAAACCGTACTGATGCATTATCTCCACCGTAGCGAACCTGGAAgcagaaaacagaaacagggAGAGacgtacaaaaaaagaaagaaaaaaaaaccaatcggTTAGAGTCGGGAAATGTTTCCCATCGGAAAAGGCCTTCCATTGGTGgtatggttttgtgtgtgttcgtttACTGTTTGATGTGGCCCAGCATGTCTCCCGGGACGCCATCTGCGGTCAGTTCCCGGACACCgtcgagcagcagcagaagcgtaTGGTTGGTCACTATTAAATCCTGCAGATACTGGCGGCTTTGTATGTTTGGGTTGTAGCATCGaagcaacaacacaaacagGCATCGTAAATCCTCCGTGCAGCTTATCTGAATCTGCAGCAGTTTAAGCTTCTCTTTGTCCTCCTGGCAAATGTGGGGTTAAGTGAAAACAATGGAAGGGAGAATTATAAATAGAAATATGAATTCCTGAAAGTACGATGAggagtacacacacacaattcttACCTTTGTCAGATGTGTACTCTTCTTGTACGTATCAAGAGCTTGCAGGAATTCTCTTATCGCCGTTACAAcctgtaaaaaaaagtcgcAAAATGATGATATTTGTAAGTGAGCGTGGAATGGACCACTCGAGATGTTCGCTTCAGCGAGAACACGCCCTTACCAAATGAATTCTTCGCAAACAAGGCTTTATGTCTGTTTCGGTAGCTCTGCTAAGCTGTTCAAGCTGTTCGCACAGCATCACACCCTCGTACGTGAGGTAGCTTATGATGTCGAACGAAAGGACACTGTTGATGTGCTCCAGATCCAGCTCGAGCTGGGTGGCAAACTTCAGGAAGTACGTTACCAGCCAGAAAAAGTGTGATGTATCGATTTGCACTTGCTGAGCGGCaagaggaaagaaaacgtATAATAAGCATCATTTGAGtagaaatgaaatcatttttacaaaaaagtatTCTATCGCATTGTAATGAATTTCACCGCATCTGTGTTTGCATCGTGCTTCGTAATAATAATACTTAATAATAATACGTAATTATAATACTTGTTCAATGTCAAGCATCAGTGCACTCATATCCCCAAGTGCTGCTAAGACGATGGTACTCAACCGAACTTTTGTATGGAATCGTACCGGAAGCATTCATGTGTGAATTACCCGACCCCCATAGTACGCCGTTTTACCATCAATTAAACTTTGCTCCTGTAACTTACCAGATCCGACAGTAATTGCGTGTGCAGCTCGTGCACTAGATAGCCGTATCCTTTCAGCAGAAAGTCAACCGTGAACTCTTTCAGgatgtgcgatatatcgtcgTCGGTTGGGACGTGATGCATGAGACCCTTCATGTTAATGCTAATGGGtggaaacggaagaaaaacggAACGGTGTTAAATGGTTCGCGTAACGAAATCAAGTCACAATGTGTAACCCACAGTTACGCTTTGCTATTACTCACATGTTGCTCTTGCCCCGCTTTACCAGCTTCTTCCGGCGCAGCTCTTTCTTCTCCTGCACCGATACAGGATTGCGCTGTTTGTTGGCCGCATTGAAACGTTGCTTCTGGTTGGAGGGTGGTTTCTGATGGATCGGTTTCTGGTGTGGACTGTCGTCCTCATTGCTTGAGGTGGAGATGGATTCTTTCTCCACCTGCGTACCGTAACCACAGTCAGAATTCTCCGACAGTGATacttgtatttgtttttgcgtttgttgttgcgattgctgctgttgttgcgacGGTGACTGCTGTTGGGATGGGGACGTTGGTGACTTTGGAGGTGATTgcagttgttgctgttgctgctgttgctgctgctgctgctgttgacacgattGTTGCCCGTTATGAGACTTACTACAATCCTTCATTGCTTGATCTTTAACGGAAGCAACTGCAGCCGCCACGGTCTGTTTGCAAAAGATACCCGAGGAGCCGCTACTGCTCGATGACTCAAAACTCTTGCCGCCACCTTTGGACTTTTTGGTCTGAAAGAATaagttaataaattataaacccAGCACAGTGCACAAGAACATACAAAGTTTCGGCTAACTTCCTGGCCATCGGAAGCGGGTGTTTTCTGGTGGTCacacagctgctgctgctgatgatgcgcGCCAGACCCGTTGCAGGAGGGTTTACCACTCGcgccacaaccaccaccaccattgcaGCAGCTTCCGCAGGTCGTCCCGCCCAAGATACACCCGTCCGTCGCGTTCGCCTTCAGCGTTTGGTGGTACATCTGGTGGGATTTGATCGCGCGCGAGAGAATGATCTGGGTCGGGTAGTCGGCAACCATGCGCGTGACCTGCGGCGCCTCGGACGAACATTCCTTGCTCATGGACGATGGCATTTTGCCACTGCCTAAAATGCAAATAGCGTTCATAAGTCCGGCTGGTTCAAAGTTCTGCGATTGGTGCTGCGGTTTGTGCCGCAGTTGGGTTGGCTGCTGCCCGGGAACTGTGCGTTCCCGGCGTAGACATTCACCATTGTCGGACGAGTCAGACGTCGGGTCGGACGTAAGCATTGGACTGGAGTCTCCGCTGCACTGCTTCGGGGGTGACGTGTTACTCTCGTTGTCCTCCGAGCTCTCCGACAGCGTCGACTCGAACCAGAGATTCAGGAGCTTCTGCAGGGTGCTGATGTGCTGATCCTTGTACATCAGCGCTACCAGTTGCGCCATCGTGACGCCCCAGTAGGCACGCTGCGGACAGGACATCAGGTAGATCAGCAGCTTGTCGATGCTCTGCGTGAACAGGTTCCAGATGATTTGGTTCTGGAAGGAGGTGTTATGGCCCGCCGTTGGGAAGCTGCCCGCATGCGTACCCACCCCCGTTCCCATCTCGGGCACATGCAGTATAttgcgcagcagcagcagacagtTGTTAACACTGTCACACTGCTGGATGGAAAGCTTCGTGTCCCGCTCAAGTATACCCTTCATGTGGTCGATCACCGCCTTGGTGGTCTTCCAATCGACGAACGCTTCCTTGCTTGTGATAAGCAGCTTGTTCAGCTCGAAGATCGTATGTCTGCCGATCTCCGATTTCGACACGAGATCAACCGGGAGCAAACATTCGACCGGTACGGTCAAATTCACCAGCAACCGTATCGTCGTGTCGATGATCTTCACATCCTTCGCGTTTACCAGCAGTGGCACGATGTCATTCTTAACGTTCTGTCCGAACCCTATTGCCCGGCGAAATGTTCGCAGGGTCGCATCCTCCACCGCCAGCTTACAGATGATCTCCTCCAGCGTTACCAGACAGTCCTCGCTGACGTGGTACACATCGTCCTCGAACGTCCCCAGCGAACCGAAGGTGCTGTTGATCTGCGGATTCGCCAGCAGCCATTCCATGCTTCAACCTAGGCTCGCTCCCGACGAATTACCTCCAAACGGTTTCCCCTCCCCGGGAATGTGGATTGCGGGGAATACGTACGATGGATAGGTGGATGGGTAGGATTCGTTGGTAATCGAAAGTAATTCACTGAGATCAGAGGGGCTTAACGAAAAAATACGGCTACGTCTAGCGAAGCGAAAGATGTGGTACTTTCTCTTGGCGAATTTCTTTAAGTATCCTTTGAAGGATAATCTATTTGCGTTTGATGGTAAGTGGCTTGGGAGCGAGGATCTGACTGATAGAAACGAGGTTTTGTATCCATTGGAATCGTTTGCTAAAAAGATATATTagtaaagaaaggaaagaaaacagaaagtgaagaaaaaagaacacgaGAACGAGATATGATTaacacaagaaaacacacacacacaaaacgactGTACTGGTTTGTTTGAATGGTATACAGATTATAACacaacagacacacaaaaTAGTAAACATTTTGCAAACGACTAATAATCGCAAACCGAAAACGTATTGGCAATTAAAATGCGTGATAAATTGGATCGCTCCACGAAACTCCTTAAGGTTATTTATGGTTCAATAAGCATCCTCACAATGTGATCTCACGCAGCTTCATCAGTTAACCGTGCCACCGTGCCATTTATATTTATCACGCCAGAGCCACATTTCAGACACTCCGACTTCCCATTTCTCAACCAAAAAGGGCAAATTGGCAAATGATAAGCGCCACGCTACATTACGTTATTTGCCTAAATCTTACGTCACGCGTCAAATTAAGAGGCTGGTAGTGTGTATATTTATGTACATGTCGTAATTCTTGCTCCTGTGTGTTTGCAATACACCTTCCAGAAGAAGGGAAGAGCAAATTAAGGATATAAATTTGATGGGTAAATGTTGGAAAGTCTGGCATGTACTGTCACTGCCATCATGCCACGATGTATCTACATCGTTTATTGGCATATGTCCAAGCTTCGTTTGAGTGGAATTAAGATGATATTTCGATCAGATATGTTAGTCTAGATATTTACCATCCAATGTATATTTTCCCTGCCCATTCGCCATTCGTCCTCAAAATGTAACATGTTGGTTGTGTTTGACAGCATTTTATCTTAGTACAAGTTGGCCGTCCTAACCTCCTGCAGATATATAATAGGATCGGGATTTGTACATACATACACTTATCGGATGGTTTTTTGAAGCGGAATTTTGGTTAACACATTCCCGGTGCGCTGGACAGTGGTTGTCGGTTCCAATGACTTTGCCGTTGTTTCGTGAGTAAGTTACGTTAGCGCACAGTGACctttttcgtctttttttcccccaatccTCAATGTCCACCGTATGTGAGTCAACGAAGCACTAGCAATGCTTGCAACAAGGAAGACACCGACGTAGCGTGCCCTAATCCCGTTTCAGTTTCCTGTGTTGGTGGAGTCGTTCTATTACTGTGGCAGTCTCGTTGCCTTATCGGTTGTGCTTAAACGTTCGGTACATAATCACTCCCACTCGAAACATAACCCAAGCGTACACGATGCCGGTTGAGCAAATTGTAACAGAAAATGTATTAACCTTCTGCCTTAACAAGCCCGTGACACACGAGCAAGTACAACGATGGCAACGTGAGCCAGTACCACCACGATCCACCACGTTCTTCAGGCACTTTCACTTCGGCTAATGAATGTGAAGCAAATTATGACGCTGTGAAGGATTATCATTGGAGCAACATTCGATATCGGGATTATTAGATTCTTTGccacccccccggggggcagGCTCCCCACGAAGTCCTCACGGCCATAATAAGTAAACTATCTTGCCGGGAAAATGTTGGGGTGGAACATTTTCCAGCGATATCATGACACAAAATGTCAACCGCGTGGTACGAACATCGCACCGCATAGTCGAACACGTGCGAATGTGGTGAGGCAGCAGTGGCCACAAACATGAATGTACTAGACATCTGTCATCGCTGTGTTACACTTCCAGTTTATTGTTTGTCACTTTGAGATGGAAAACGGAGGCACCGGTGGaggaaaaaatcttttcacacacaaaaatgtacACTCTCGGAACGGATGTTTGTGAAAAGTTTCCATGCCAAGTCTCATGCCGGAGTTGCTGAGGTGTAACTCGTACAATGACCATTGTTTGGAAAGTTTCAAGTGCTCAAATTAGCCACAACATTACAACGGCGCTGGTGGAGGTTGAGACCGAATAAAACTGGACAAAACAAAGACTTTTCCTGCTAACAAAACCTTTTGAGCAAAGGGCTTCGGCGTCGGGgatgttttctttcgcttcggAAGATTCACGAGGCCAACGGTGGAAGTTACTTTTTTAGAACAGAAAACTTTGCAGTACGTTTTTAATTTCGAGCTTGATCACgttgatggatggaaaatagcAGAAAACGGGTAAAGTTCCACAGAACTGCGAGTCACACCCTGGAGTGTAAATAGTGCATTGTTAGGTTTAG
Proteins encoded in this window:
- the LOC125775156 gene encoding protein timeless isoform X4, with product MEWLLANPQINSTFGSLGTFEDDVYHVSEDCLVTLEEIICKLAVEDATLRTFRRAIGFGQNVKNDIVPLLVNAKDVKIIDTTIRLLVNLTVPVECLLPVDLVSKSEIGRHTIFELNKLLITSKEAFVDWKTTKAVIDHMKGILERDTKLSIQQCDSVNNCLLLLRNILHVPEMGTGVGTHAGSFPTAGHNTSFQNQIIWNLFTQSIDKLLIYLMSCPQRAYWGVTMAQLVALMYKDQHISTLQKLLNLWFESTLSESSEDNESNTSPPKQCSGDSSPMLTSDPTSDSSDNGSGKMPSSMSKECSSEAPQVTRMVADYPTQIILSRAIKSHQMYHQTLKANATDGCILGGTTCGSCCNGGGGCGASGKPSCNGSGAHHQQQQLCDHQKTPASDGQEVSRNFTKKSKGGGKSFESSSSSGSSGIFCKQTVAAAVASVKDQAMKDCSKSHNGQQSCQQQQQQQQQQQQQLQSPPKSPTSPSQQQSPSQQQQQSQQQTQKQIQVSLSENSDCGYGTQVEKESISTSSNEDDSPHQKPIHQKPPSNQKQRFNAANKQRNPVSVQEKKELRRKKLVKRGKSNIINMKGLMHHVPTDDDISHILKEFTVDFLLKGYGYLVHELHTQLLSDLQVQIDTSHFFWLVTYFLKFATQLELDLEHINSVLSFDIISYLTYEGVMLCEQLEQLSRATETDIKPCLRRIHLVVTAIREFLQALDTYKKSTHLTKEDKEKLKLLQIQISCTEDLRCLFVLLLRCYNPNIQSRQYLQDLIVTNHTLLLLLDGVRELTADGVPGDMLGHIKQFATVEIMHQYGLLLEDFRENGAFVNDCIFTMMHHVGGDLGQINVLFQPSILKTYSQIWETEYELCDDWSDLIEYVIHKFINTPQPAPLTLSTTLPDIGTQLLSSNLLVTWTQEEKDSLHWYYVQCRQSKCVVADILKLFQENGNQQKTRLSIIEQLLEQNIITLIQYDDLMKVENPDYERNVQTPALSVASADSPKPEDGDSKSSSKAVDDIQVLRDRLQKENRGKLIAWLQKSLLDCCFVKLNLLSGNVYVTAGIGGNMGVVVMEPVSYHCILKKKSIPVVPWNQDQFAILSYQPFILLLHKLGFHLPADAKKMFVRIPEFWTADILYNIALKLGPLDKSILKFDLKYLNKVLSMEKQAKADPCPPNDARLENFGLSRFSPQITTNWLDVVMRNKAVQSKTEMVTFGE
- the LOC125775156 gene encoding protein timeless isoform X6; this translates as MEWLLANPQINSTFGSLGTFEDDVYHVSEDCLVTLEEIICKLAVEDATLRTFRRAIGFGQNVKNDIVPLLVNAKDVKIIDTTIRLLVNLTVPVECLLPVDLVSKSEIGRHTIFELNKLLITSKEAFVDWKTTKAVIDHMKGILERDTKLSIQQCDSVNNCLLLLRNILHVPEMGTGVGTHAGSFPTAGHNTSFQNQIIWNLFTQSIDKLLIYLMSCPQRAYWGVTMAQLVALMYKDQHISTLQKLLNLWFESTLSESSEDNESNTSPPKQCSGDSSPMLTSDPTSDSSDNGSGKMPSSMSKECSSEAPQVTRMVADYPTQIILSRAIKSHQMYHQTLKANATDGCILGGTTCGSCCNGGGGCGASGKPSCNGSGAHHQQQQLCDHQKTPASDGQEVSRNFTKKSKGGGKSFESSSSSGSSGIFCKQTVAAAVASVKDQAMKDCSKSHNGQQSCQQQQQQQQQQQQQLQSPPKSPTSPSQQQSPSQQQQQSQQQTQKQIQVSLSENSDCGYGTQVEKESISTSSNEDDSPHQKPIHQKPPSNQKQRFNAANKQRNPVSVQEKKELRRKKLVKRGKSNIINMKGLMHHVPTDDDISHILKEFTVDFLLKGYGYLVHELHTQLLSDLQVQIDTSHFFWLVTYFLKFATQLELDLEHINSVLSFDIISYLTYEGVMLCEQLEQLSRATETDIKPCLRRIHLVVTAIREFLQALDTYKKSTHLTKEDKEKLKLLQIQISCTEDLRCLFVLLLRCYNPNIQSRQYLQDLIVTNHTLLLLLDGVRELTADGVPGDMLGHIKQFATVEIMHQYGLLLEDFRENGAFVNDCIFTMMHHVGGDLGQINVLFQPSILKTYSQIWETEYELCDDWSDLIEYVIHKFINTPQPAPLTLSTTLPDIGTQLLSSNLLVTWTQEEKDSLHWYYVQCRQSKCVVADILKLFQENGNQQKTRLSIIEQLLEQNIITLIQYDDLMKVENPDYERNVQTPALSVASADSPKPEDGDSKSSSKAVDDIQVLRDRLQKENRGKLIAWLQKSLLDCCFVKLNLLSGNVYVTAGIGGNMGVVVMEPVSYHCILKKKSIPVVPWNQDQFAILSYQPFILLLHKLGFHLPADAKKMFVRIPEFWTADILYNIALKLGPLDKYSALKSLLTGST